A stretch of DNA from Pseudonocardia hierapolitana:
GAGAACGAGACCGGCTCCTCCATCGCGGTGAACGCGAGCAGTTGCAGCAGGTGGTTCTGGATGACGTCGCGGGCGGCGCCGATGCCGTCGTAGTAGCCGGCGCGCCCGCCCAGGCCGATGTCCTCGGCCATCGTGATCTGCACGCTGTCGACGTAGTTGCTGTTCCAGATCGGCTCGAACAGCTGGTTGGCGAACCGCAGCGCCAGGATGTTCTGCACCGTCTCCTTGCCGAGGTAGTGATCGATCCGGAAGACCGAGTCCTCGGGGAAGACGTCGTTGACGATCTCGTTGAGCTCGATGGCCGAGCGCAGGTCGTGCCCGAACGGCTTCTCGATGACCACCCGGCGCCAGCCATCGCCGTCCTGCCTCGCCAGGCCGGACCGGGCGAGCTGCTTGAGCACCACCGGGAACGCGCCGGGCGGGATGGACAGGTAGAACGCGTGGTTGCCTGCCGTGCCGCGCTCCCGGTCGAGCGCCTGGACGGTCTGCTCGAGCCGGTCGAACGCGTCGTCGTCGTCGAAGGTGCCGGACACGAACCGGAAGCCCTCGGCGAGCCGGTCCCACACGTGCTGGCGGAACGGGGTGCGGGCGTGTTCCTTCACCGCGTTGTAGACGACCTGACCGAAGTCCTGGTCGGCCCAGTCGCGGCGGGCGAAACCGGTGAGGGCGAAGCCCGGCGGGAGCAGGCCGCGGTTCGCGAGGTCGTAGATGGCGGGCATGAGCTTCTTGCGCGACAGGTCGCCGGTGACCCCGAAGATGACCAGGCTGCACGGTCCCGCGATCCGCGGGAGGCGCTTGTCCCGCGGATCGCGCAGCGGGTTGGTCCACCCCGCGGCCGCGGACGTGGCGGTGCTCATCTCACTCCTCGGTGGACTGTGGTCGAGAACTCGGGTTGCGGGGATCATCCCAGGTCTCCTACAGCTGCTGCACGGCGCGCGCCAGGGTGACCAGGCCGGCCACCCGGTCGGTGAAGTGCAGCCGCAGTACGGGGCGGCCGCGGGCGGTGAGCGCGGCGGCGTCGGCCTCCGCGAGCCCCTGCTGAACGGCGTCGAGTGCGGCGGCGGCCTCCGGGCGCAGGCCTGGGTCGTCGGGGTCGGCGGTGATCTGGCAGACGCGGGTGTCGGGCGGGCCGCCCTTGGCGTGCTGGCCGCTGCCGGCCAGGCAGCGCGGCGCCCACCCGAACGTCGTGGGGAGGCCGGTGCGGCGGGTCAGCTCGGCGCGCAGGACGGCGGCGGAGGCGTCCTCGATGCGGTCGAGGTAGGCGTGCACCGCGAGGTGGCGGGCCCCGTCGCCCGCCAGGGCGCGCAGCGCGTCGGCGACGGTGGTGGTGCCCGCAGGCAGCCAGTCACCGGCGTGGACGTCGACGCCCGCTTCGCTGAACACCGGTCCGCCGTCGGCGCCGGCAGCGGGTTCGGCGAGCGCGTCGGGCCGGTCGGTGGGGTCGACGCCGAGCACGTGCGCCGCCGCCGCGACGGCGTGTTGCCAGGTGGCCATCTGCTCGGCCACCGATCCGCGGGTGGCGAACGCCGCTCCGGGCACGTCCCCCAACCCGACGGCGGGCAGCGTGCCCCATTCCGGGGCATCCGGGCCCTCCACCACCACCGGCAGCGGGCCCTGGCAGTCCTTGCCGAGACCGCCGGCCACGAGCTGCGCCGCCCACTCGGCGAGTGCGGGCGCGTCCGGCGCGGCGAGCGCGACCGCGGTGGCGGAGGCGAGCAACGCACCGAGGCCCAGCGCGTCGCCGCCGGCGGTGTCGAGTTCGGCCCGGATCTCGCCCGCCTCGGCGAGCACCGCTCCGGCGTCGACGCCGGCGAGTCCGGCGGGCACGAGCGCGAACGCGGTGAACGCGGCCCAGGGGCCGTCGACGTCGTCGGGTCCGAGCACCACGACTGTGCCGTCGGTGATGGTGCCGTCGGGGCTCGCGGCCGCCGGCAGCAGCGGCCCGTCCGGCGGCGTCACGACGACGGTGTGCGCGCCGGGGTCCAGGCCTTCGGCCCGGAAGGCGGCGTGCACCGTGTCCCGCAGCAGCCGCACCGGTTCCGGGTCCTCCCCGGGCGGTACCGACAGGACGAGCACCGTGGCGGCGAGCTCCCCGGCGAGGGCGTCCGCGACCTGCGGGGGATCGGTGGTGTCCAGGACGACGAGCCGCGGATCCGACCCGGTCAGCGCCTCGGCGGCGACTCCGGCGCCGCCTGTGGCGGCGAGCAGCACGCGGACCTGGCCTGCCACCCGGCGTTGCTCGGCCAGCGCCGCGATCTCGCCGACCAGCGGCCGCGCAGCGCGGACCGCGCCCGTCCACCCGGGCCGGGTGACCCGCGGCCACAGGGCCGTGTCGCCGTCCGCGATGCGGGCGGCGACTCCGTCCTCGACGAGGCGCGCGAGCATCTCCGCCTCGGATGGCACCGGTCGCGCGGTCACCGCGGGCGCTCCCTCCGGATCGCTGCTGCTAGCGGGCCTGCTGCAGCTGCCCGGTGACGGTGTCGCCGAGCTCGGTCCAGGACTTCTCGAACTTGTCGACGCCCTCGTCCTCCAGCACCCGGAACACGTCGGGCAGGTCGACGCCGACCCGCTCCAGCGCGTCGAACACCTGCTGCGCCTCGGCGGCGGTGCCGGTGACACGGTCGCCGTGCACCTCGCCGTGGTCGGCGAAGGCCAGCAGCGACTTCTCCGGCATGGTGTTGACGGTGTCGGCGACGACGAGCTCGGTGATGTAGAGGGTGTCGGGGTAGTCCGGGTTCTTCACGCCGGTGGACGCCCACAGCGGACGCTGGGGCCGGGCGCCCTTCGCCTCGAGGGCCTTCCACCGCTCGGAGGTGAAGACCTCCTGGAAGGCGGCGTAGGCCAGCCGGGAGTTGGCGACGGCGGCCTTGCCGCGCAGGGAGAGGGCCTCGTCGGAGCCGATCGCCTCCAGCCGCTTGTCGATCTCGGTGTCGACGCGGGAGACGAAGAAGCTCGCCACGGAGGCGATGCCCGCGAGCGGGTGCCCGTTGGCCGCGGCCTGATCGAGGCCGTCGAGGTAGGCGTCCATCACGGCGCGGTAGCGCTCGACGGAGAAGATGAGCGTGACGTTCACGCTGACGCCCTCGGCGATCGCGCGCGTGATCGCGGGCAGGCCCTGCTCGGTGGCCGGGATCTTGACGAGCAGGTTGGGCCGGTCGACGGCCTTCCACAGGTCGAGGGCCTGGGCCACGGTGGCCTCGGTGTCGCGGGCGAGGCCGGGGTCGACCTCCAGCGAGACGCGCCCGTCGACGCCGTTCGTGGTCTCCCACGTGCCGCTGAAGACGTCGCAGGCCTGCTGGACGTCGGACACGGTGATCTCGCGGACCGCATCCTCGACCGACGCCCCGCGCCCGGCGAGCTCGCGGATCTGCGCGTCGTAGGCCTCGCCCTTGGACAGCGCGGAGGCGAAGATCGTGGGGTTGGTGGTGACCCCGACGACGTGCTTGTCGGTGATCAGCTCCTGGAGGCTGCCGCTGCTCAGGCGCTCACGGGACAGGTCGTCCAGCCAGATGGACACCCCGGCCCCGGCCAGCTGCCCGAGTCGATCGTTGCTCATGGTCTGTTCACTCCTCCGAAACAGCTCAGGATGTCTTGGCCAGGCTGCGCTTCGCGGCGGCGACCACGTTCTCCGTGGTGAAGCCGTACTCGCGGAACAGCGTCTGGTAGTCGGCGCTGGCGCCGAAGTGCTCGATCGAGACGTTCTCACCGGCGTCGCCGGTGAAGCGGTACCACGGCTGGGCGATGCCGGCCTCGACGCTCACCCGCGCCCGGACGGCCGCCGGCAGCACCGACTCGCGGTAGGCCTCGTCCTGCTGCTCGAACCACTCGACGCACGGCATGGACACCACCCTCGTGGCAACGCCGTCGGCCTCGAGCACCTTCCGGGCCTCGGCCGCGATCTGCAGCTCCGAGCCGGTGGCGATGACGATCACCTGCGGGGCGCCGGAGGAGGCGTCCGCCAGCACGTAGCCGCCGCGGGCGACGCCCTCGGCCGAGGTGCCCTCCAGCACCGGGAGGTTCTGCCGGGTGAGCGCGAGCCCCTTCGGGCCCTCGGGCCGCTCCAGCGCGGCGCGCCACGCGTGGGCGGTCTCGTTGGCGTCACCGGGCCGGATGACGTCGAGGCCGGGGATCGCGCGGAGCGCGGCGAGGTGCTCGACGGGCTGGTGGGTGGGACCGTCCTCGCCGAGGCCGATCGAGTCGTGCGTCCAGACGTAGACCACGCTCGACCGCATCAGCGCGGCGAGGCGCACCGCGGGGCGCATGTAGTCGCTGAACACGAGGAACGTGCCGCCGTAGGGGCGGGTGGGGCCGTGCAGCGCGATGCCGTTGAGGATCGCGCCCATCGCGTGCTCGCGGACCCCGAAGTGCAGGGTGCGGCCGTACGGGTTGGCGTTCCACATCTTCGTGGCGGTGGAGGTGGGCCCGAACGAGTCGGCGCCCTCCATCGTGGTGTTGTTGCTCTCCGCGAGGTCGGCGGAGCCGCCCCACAGCTCGGGCAGCACGTCCTTGAGCGCGGTGAGCACCTCGCCCGAGGCCTTGCGGGTGGCGATGCCCTTGGCGTCGGGCTCCCAGCTCGGCAGCGCCTTCTCCCAGCCGACGGGCAGGTCCCGGCCGAGCACGCGCTCGAAGAGCTCCTTGCGCTCCGGCTCGCGGGCCACCCACGCGTCGTAGGTCTGCGTCCAGGCCTCGTGCGCCTCGCGGCCGCGGTCGACCACCCTGCGGGCGTGGGCGAGGACGTCGTCGTCGACCTGGAACGTCTGTTCCGGGTCGAAGCCGAGGATCTTCTTGACCTCGGCGACCTCGTCGGCGCCCAGCGCCGAGCCGTGGGCCTTGCCGGTGTTCATCTTGTTCGGCGCGGGGAAGCCGATCACCGTGCGCAGCACGATGAAGGAGGGGCGCGTGGTCTCCGCGCGCGCGTTCTCGAGCGCGGACAGCAGGCCGGTGACGTTCTCCCCGCCCTCGACGACCTGGACGTGCCAGCCGTAGGCCTCGTAGCGCTTGGCGGTGTCCTCCGACAGCGCGATCGTGGTGTCGTCCTCGATGGAGATCTTGTTGTCGTCGTAGATCACCGTGAGGTTGCCGAGCTGCTGGTGCCCGGCCAGCGATGACGCCTCGGAGGAGATGCCCTCCTCGATGTCCCCGTCGGAGGCGATCACGTAGATGTGGTGGTCGAACGGGCTCTCGCCGGGGGCGGCGTCCGGGTCGAACAGGCCGCGCTCGCGGCGGGCCGCCATCGCCATGCCGACCGCGTTGGCCAGGCCCTGGCCGAGCGGGCCGGTGGTGGTCTCGACCCCTGGCGTGTGGCGGTGCTCGGGGTGACCAGGGGTGCGCGACCCCCACGTGCGCAGCGCCTTCAGGTCGTCGAGCTCCAGGCCGTAGCCGGAGAGGAACAGCTGGATGTAGAGCGTGAGGCTGGAATGCCCGGCGGACAGCACGAACCGGTCGCGGCCGACCCAGTCGGCGTCGGAGGGGTCGTGCCGCATGACGCGCTGGAAGAGCGTGTAGGCCAGCGGCGCGAGGCTCATGGCGGTGCCGGGGTGGCCGTTGCCCACCTTCTGCACGGCGTCGGCGGCCAGCACCCGGACCGTGTCGACGGCCCGGCGGTCCAGGTCGGTCCAGTCGTCGGGGACGCTCGCGCGGGTGAGAGTCTCGATGTCGGTATCGGCCACAGCTCTTCCCTCGGTTCGGATGGGATGTGCACGCGGTACGCCTCGACGCGACCGCTCAGCGCTGACTCGCTCAGCGACCAGCCTAGTCGCGTCCGGGTGCGGTGTGTGATCACGCGCCGCCCGCCTCGGCAGGGGTCTACCCGGCGGAGGGGGTCGGCATGCCCCGGGCTACCATCGACAAGCCGTAGAAATAGACCGCGAACTCGCGCCCGCGAGTTCCCCACCACGCGGATCGAGGTTGTGCCGGTGACTCTGCCCGTGTCCCGCTCGGGCCACCCGACGCAGGGCGTCCCCGGCGCCGCGCGGTCCGGCTGGGAGCGGTTGCGGGACACCGTGCGCGCCTACCTCGGGCTCACGAAGACCCGGATCATCGAGCAGCTGCTCGTCGTCACCGTGCCGGCCATGTTCCTCGCCGAGCGCGGGGTGCCGTCGGTGTGGCTGATCGTCGCCACGCTGCTCGGCGGCGCGATGGCCGCGGCGAGCGCACACGCCCTCAACTGCGTGGTCGACGCCGACATCGACGCCGTGATGAAGCGCACCAGCCGTAGGCCACTCGCGAAGGGGCAGGTGCCCACGCGGCACGCACTGGTGTTCGGCCTCGTGCTCGGCGTGCTCTCCGCGGTGTGGCTCGGGCTCACCACCAACTGGCTGGCCGCAGGCCTCTCGGTGGCCGCCATCGCGTTCTACGTGCTCGTCTACACGCTCCTGCTGAAGCGGCGCACCTCGCAGAACATCGTGTGGGGCGGAGCGGCCGGCTGCATGCCGGTGGTGATCGGCTGGGCCGCGGTCACCGGATCGGTCGAATGGCCGGCGCTGGTGATGTTCGGTGTGATCTTCTTCTGGACGCCGCCGCACTTCTGGGCGCTCGCCATGCGCTACCGCGATGACTACGCCGCGGCGAAGGTCCCGATGCTGCCCGTGGTGGTGCCGCCGGAGCAGGTGTCGCGGCGCATCGTCATGTACTCGTGGGTGATGGCCGCTTGGTCGCTCCTGCTGCTCCCGGCCACCTCCTGGATCTACGCCGCCGTCGCCGCGCTGGGCGGCACCTGGTTCGTCCTGCAGGCCCACCGCCTGCACCGGGGCGTGCTGGCCGGGGTGGAGGCGCGCCCGATGCGCCTGTTCCACCTCTCGAACATCTACCTCTGCTGCCTCTTCGCGGCGATCGCCGTGGATGCCGCGATCGGCCTGCCGGTCCTCTCCTTCTGATCCGGCGCGTCGGCTCCGCTGCCGTGGGGGCATGATCCGAGGCTTCGGTTGCCCACGGCAGTCGGGCCTTCGGTGGCGCCGCGCATCGTGCGGCGCCACCGAAGGCCGGTGTGGCGGACATGATCAACGCTTCGGAGCGGAAACGGCCGAATCCCGCCGCGAATGCACCGAAACACCGATCAAGGCCCGGTGACAGGCTGATGATCGGGCGCCAACACGCCCGATCCGGCAACACCCTCACGCACGACCATGTGCACCCGAAACCGCAGGTCATGCGCGACCGCAGCTCAGGCTGCCTTCGGGATCATCCCGTGCGGGTCGATCACGTACTTGCGGGCGGCGCCCTTGTCGAACTCCTGGTACCCGCGCGGGGCGTCGTCGAGCGGGATGACGGTGGCGTTGACCGCCTTCGCGATCTGGGCCTTGCCGTGCAGGATGCTCATCATCAGCCCGCGGTTGTACCTGAGAACCGGGCACTGGCCGGTGGTGAACGCGTGGCTCTTCGCCCAGCCGAGCCCGAGACGGACCTTGAGCGTGCCCTCCTTGGCGTCGGGGTCGGGGGCGCCCGGGTCGCCCGTGACGTAGAGGCCCGGGATGCCGAGCCGGCCACCGGCCCGCGTGATCGACATGACCGAGTTCAGCACGGCGGCCGGTTGTTCGCCGGCATCCGCGCCGTGCCCGGACGCCTCGAACCCCACGGCGTCGACCGCGCAGTCGACCTCGTTCGTGCCGAGGATCTCCGCGATCTGGTCCTCCAGCGTGGCGTCGAGGGAGATGTCCACGGTCTCGCAGCCGAACGAGCGTGCCTGCTCCAGGCGCTGTTTGTTGAGGTCCCCGACGATGACGACGGCGGCGCCGAGCAACTGCGCCGAGTGGGCGGCGGCCAGCCCGACCGGCCCCGCCCCCGCGACGTAGACCGTCGAGCCGGTGGTCACGCCGGCCGTGTGGGCGCCGTGGTAGCCGGTGGGGAAGATGTCCGACAGCATCGTCAGGTCGAGGATCTTCTCCAGCGCCTGGTTCCGGTCGGGGAACTTCAGGCAGTTGAAGTCGGCGAACGGGACCATGACGTACTCGGCCTGCCCGCCTGCCCAGCCGCCCATGTCGACGTAGCCGTACGCCGATCCGGCGCGGGCCGGGTTGACGTTGAGGCAGACGCCGGTCTGCCCCTCGTGGCAGTTGCGGCAGCGCCCGCACGCGATGTTGAACGGCACGGAGACGATGTCGCCGACGTCGAGGAACTGGACGTCCTCGCCCTTCTCGACGATCTCCCCGGTGATCTCGTGGCCGAGCGTCTGCCCGGGCGGCGCGGTGGTGCGGCCGCGCACCATGTGCTGATCGGATCCGCAGATGTTCGTGGCGACGTTGCGCAGGATGACCCCGTGCACGGCCTTCTGGGTCAGGCCCTTGCTCTTCGACACGTCGGCGGGCACCTCGAGCTTCGGTGGGTCGTGGTCCTCGACGACGACCCGGCCGGGCTCCTTGTAGACGACGATCTTGTTTCCACCCATTTGTGATCCACCTCACTCCGGTTCCGACCCCGGGTCTACTCCGGGTCGGGCGAGGCCACAAGGGGGCCATCAGGCCCCTCGCGGGTGTGTGGCGTTCACCCCGGGCCGTCGACGTCGCCGGGCGATCGCCGACAACCGCGGGGTCTCGGTGGTGGACTTCAGCTCGATCCGGCTGTTGCGTGGGCGGGCGCGGGCCGGCACGTCACGGGATCAGCAGCAGCTTGCCCGTCGTCCGCCGGGCCTGCAGGTCCTCGTGGGCGGTGCGGGCCTCGGCGAGCGGGTAGCGGTGGCCGATCCGCACGTCGAGGGTGCCGTCGGCCACGGCCGAGTAGACGGCCGCTGCGCGGGCGGTGAGCTCGTCGCGGGTGGCGTTGTAGTCGAACAGCTTGGGGCGGGTGAGGAACACCGAGCCCGCGGCGTTGAGCCGCTGCGGGTCGACCGGCGGCACGGGCCCGCTGCTGGCTCCGAACAGCACCAGCATGCCCCGGCGGCGCAGGGAGGCGAGGCTCGCGTCGAACGTCGTGGCGCCCACGCTGTCGTAGGCCACGTGCACACCGTCGCCGCCGGTGAGCTCGCGGACCGCGGCGGCGAGGTCGTCCACCTCGGTGTAGCGGATCACCTCGGCAGCGCCTGCGCCACGCGCCAGCTCCTCCTTCTCCGCGGTGGACACCGTCGCGATCACCCGACCTCCGCGCGCCGCGGCGAGCTGGGTGAGCAACAACCCGACGCCACCGGCCGCCGCGTGCACGAGCAGGTTCTCGCCGGCCTGCACCGGGTGGCAGTCGGTGACGAGGAAGTGGGCGGTCATGCCCTGCAGCAGCGCGCCGACGGCCACGTCGTCGGACACCGCGTCGGGCACGGCGACCGCCTTGTCGGCGGCGATGGCCACCAGCTCGGCGTAGCTGCCCAGGTTCTCCGCCCACGCGACGCGGTCGCCCACCGCGAACCCGGCGACGCCCTCGCCGACGGCCCGCACCCGACCCGCGCCCTCCAGGCCGGGCACGTAGGGCAGGGGCATCGGGTAGATGCCTTCGCGCTGGTAGGTGTCGATGTAGTTGATGCCGGCGGCCGCCACCTCGACGAGGAGCTCGCCGGGCCCCGCCTGCGGGTCCGGCAGCTCCACCGGCGTCAGGACGTCGGGGCCACCTGCCGAGCTGATCTGGATCGCGCGCACGGACCGATCATGCCCCGCTGTCGGTGAGGGCGGGCGCGCGGGCCGGAGCGGGCGCGGGGACCGCCGGTCGCTCGGTGAGCGCGGCCCACATCGCCGCGGCCGCGACCGTGACGAGCGCGGCCCCGAGCACGTGCAGCGACACGAGCACCTCGGGCACGCCGAGCGCGTACTGGATGCCGCCGAGCAATCCCTGCGCGAGGACGACCGCCACCAGTACGGCGTACCGGCGCAGCACCCGGGCCGGCGCGGCGACGGCGCGCAGCGCGAAGCCCAGCCCGACCAGCAGGCCGAGGTAGCCGACCAGTAGCTCGGCGTGCACCTGCGCGACGGTCTCGACGCCGACCTGCAACCGCGGGGTCTGCGCGTCGCCGGCGTGGGGTCCCGCCGCGGTGACGAACGAGCCTGCGACGAGCACGGCGGCGAGGACGGCGGTGCTGGTGGCCACCAGCCCGCGGACGGGCCCGGGGACGAACCTGCGCGGCGGGCCTGCACCGTCGGATGCGGCCGCGACCAGCTGCATCGCGAGCCAGACGAGGATCATCGACACGAGCAGGTGGACGCTGACGCTCCACCACACCAGCCCCAGCAGCACCACGCCCCCGCCGATCACGGCCTGGGCGATCACCCCGAGCGGCTGCACGAGGGCGAGCCGGGTGAGCCGGGCCCGCCGCGGGCGCGTGCCGAGCGCCGCGAGGAAGCACGCGCCCGCGACCAGCACGACGACACCGGTGAGCAGCCGATTGCCGAACTCGATCCACTGGGTGAGGGGTTCCACCTCGGGGTGCGGGGTGGGCACGAGGCTGCCGGGGAAGCACTCCGGCCAGGTCGGGCAGCCCAGCCCCGAACCGGTAACGCGCACGACCGACCCGGTGACCGCGATACCGGCCTGCGCCACCACCGCGGCGACCGCGAGCACCCGCATCACCGACGGGGAGGTGTCCGGCAGGCGATCGAGGAAGGCGGGTCGGGTCACCGACACATCGTAGAAGACCGCATTCCCCGAGCATGGAGCGGCGCTCGACGGGGCACCCGTCGATCGGGGGGCTGACAGGCCGGTCGCCGGGTCCTACCGTCATTCATGCAGCCCAACGCAGGGAGGCACCGATGACCGCCGTCGAGCCGAAGCCGATCACGCCGCCGTATCCGGTCCGCAGAACGCCGAAGGGTTCGACGTTCGCCAGGATGCTGCGGACGACGGACCCCAAGGACATCGCGATCCTCTACCTGGTCACGTCGTTCGCGTTCTTCCTCGTCGGTGGCGCGATGGCCCTGCTGATGCGCGGCGAGCTGGCCGTGCCGGGCCTGCAGTTCCTGTCGAACGAGCAGTACAACCAGCTGTTCACCGTGCACGGCACGATCATGCTGCTGCTGTACGCGACGCCGATCCTGTTCGGCTTCGCGAACTACATCGTGCCGCTGCAGATCGGCTCGCCGGACGTGGCGTTCCCGCGCTTGAACGCGTTTTCGTACTGGCTGTTCCTGTTCGGCGGGCTCACCGTGATGTCCGGCTTCCTCACGCCGGGCGGGGCGGCCGACTTCGGCTGGTTCGCCTATGCGCCCCTGCACAACGCCACGTTCTCGCCGGGCGCGGGTGGCGACCTGTGGGCGGTGGGCCTCATCGTGTCCGGTCTCGGCACGATCCTCGGCGGCGTCAACTTCACCACCACGATCGTCTGCATGCGGGCCCCGGGCATGACGATGTTCCGGGTGCCGATCTTCACCTGGAACATCCTGGTCACGATGATCCTCGTGCTGATCGCCTTCCCGGTGCTCACGGCGGGGCTGTTCGGGATACTGGCCGACCGGCACCTCGGCTCCCACGTGTTCGACCCGGCCAACGGTGGGGCGATCCTGTGGCAGCACCTGTTCTGGTACTTCGGCCACCCCGAGGTCTACATCGTCGCGCTGCCGTTCTTCGGCATCATCACCGAGGTCATCCCGGTGTTCAGCCGCAAGCCGATCTTCGGGTACAAGACGCTGGTGTTCGCCACGATCGCGATCGGTGTGCTGTCGGCCGCGGTGTGGGCGCACCACATGTTCGCCACCGGCGCGGTGCTGCTCGCGTTCTTCTCTCTCACCACGTTCCTGATCGCGATCCCCACTGGCATCAAGTTCGTGAACTGGATCGGCACGATGTGGCGGGGGTCGGTCACGTTCGAGACGCCGATGCTGTTCAGCGTCGGCTTTCTGATCACGTTCCTGTTCGGCGGGCTGACCGGCATCCTGCTGGCGTCCCCGCCGCTGGATTTCCACGTCTCCGACACCTACTTCGTGGTGGCGCACTTCCACTACGTGCTGTTCGGCACGATCGTGTTCGCCACGTACGCCGGCCTCTACTTCTGGTTCCCGAAGATGACCGGCCGGATGCTGGACGAGACCTGGGGCAAGGTCCACTTCTGGCTCACGTTCGTCGGGTTCCACCTGACGTTCCTGGTGCAGCACTGGCTGGGCAACGAGGGCTTCCCGCGCCGCTACGCCGACTACCTGCCCGTCGACGGATTCACGGTCCTGAACGCGCTCTCATCGATCGGGGCGTTCGTGCTGGGGGCGTCGGTGCTGCCGTTCATCTGGAACGTGTTCCGCAGCTACCGCTACGGGCGGGTGGTCACCGTGGACGACCCGTGGGGCTTCGGCAACTCCCTGGAGTGGGCCACGTCCTGCCCGCCGCCGCGGCACAACTTCACCGAGCTGCCCCGGATCCGGTCGGAGCGCCCGGCGTTCGAGCTGCACTACCCGCACCTGGTGGAGCGCTTCCGCGCCGAGGCGCACCTCGGCCGCGCCGACCCGGGCGAGCGGCTGGCCCAGCAGGTCGGTAGCGAGGAGCAGCCATCGGAGGAGCCCAAGTCGCGGTGACGGGCCGGGTCAGCCCGGCCGGCGCCCCGGCGAACCGAACCGCAGGGGGTCGAACGGGCCCAGTTCCGGCACGGGGTGCGAGGTCATCACCGTGCGGGCGAGGAGCTTGCCGGTCACCGGCCCGAGCGTGACCCCCCACATCCCGTGGCCGCCAGCGACGTGCACTCCCGGCATCCGGGTCGGCCCGATGAGGGGGAGCCCGTCGGGCGTGAGCGGGCGGGGGCCGACCCACGGGTCGCGGACGTCGGCGAGGTCGACGCCGCGCAGGTAGGGCGCGACCGAGCGGACGATCGCGGCGACGCGCCTGCCGTCGAACGGCGCGTCGCGATCCGCGATCTCCATCGTGCCGGCCACGCGGACCCGCTCCCCGAGCGGCGTGAGTGCGACCCGCGCCGCCGGCAGGTAGACCGGCTGGGGCAACGGCCGGTCGGCCGCGGCGCTGAACGAGTAGCCGCGCCCGGCCTGGACCGGCAGCCGCACGCCCACCGTGCGCGCGAGCTCGGGCAGCCACGCGCCGGTGGCGAGGACGACCGCGTCGGCGGGCTCCGGCCGGTCGGTCCACGTGTCCACCTGCAACCCGGCGGGGCCGAACCGCACCGCCCGCACCCGGGCGCCCGCGACGATCCGGCCGCCGCGGGACCGGACGGAGTCGGCGAGGGCCGAGAGGAACCGGCCCGGGTCGACGTGGCGCTGGCCGTCGAGGCGCAGGACCGAGCGGATCCGCTCGGAGAACGGCGGGCCGACGTCGGCCATCGCGGTCAGGCGGACGTCCTGGCCCGCCGCCCGCACCGCGGCGAGCTCGTGCCGCAGGCCGGCGTCGTCGCCCGGGTCCGGGAACCCGATGAGGACGGGCGCCTCGTGCGTCGGCGCCGCGACCCCGCCGGCGGCCAGCTCGTCGAAGGCGGCGAGCGCGCCGCGGTCCAGCGGGGTGAGCGCGGCGAGCCCCGCCCGCCAGGTCCCCGAGGTGGAGCGGGCGGCGAACCGGAGGAGGAACGCGAGCGTCGCGGGCGTCGGCCGCGGCGTCACGTGTAGCGGCGAGGCCGGGTCGAGCAGGCCGCGCAACCCCTCGCGCAGCAGGCCCGGCTCGGGCAGCGGCACCGCCATGACCGGGGTGAGGTAGCCGGCGTTGCCCCAGGACGCCCCCGCGCCGACGTCCGAGCGGTCGAGCACGGTGACCTCGGCGCCGTGCTCCTGCAGGAACCACGCCGTGGCGAGGCCGACCATGCCTGCACCTGCGACGACGACTCGGCGGGGTGGGTGGGGCGGGACGTGCATCTCACTCCTCGTCGGGATCGTGGGGTGGCACCTGCGCCGGGAGCGTGACGAGGCGCAGCTGCAGGCCCACGGCGAGCCGGGCGTCGGCGTCCTCGAGATCGAGGCCGGTGAGCTCGCGGATGCGGCGGAGGCGGTAGCGCAGGGTGTTCGGGTGGA
This window harbors:
- a CDS encoding NAD(P)/FAD-dependent oxidoreductase, encoding MHVPPHPPRRVVVAGAGMVGLATAWFLQEHGAEVTVLDRSDVGAGASWGNAGYLTPVMAVPLPEPGLLREGLRGLLDPASPLHVTPRPTPATLAFLLRFAARSTSGTWRAGLAALTPLDRGALAAFDELAAGGVAAPTHEAPVLIGFPDPGDDAGLRHELAAVRAAGQDVRLTAMADVGPPFSERIRSVLRLDGQRHVDPGRFLSALADSVRSRGGRIVAGARVRAVRFGPAGLQVDTWTDRPEPADAVVLATGAWLPELARTVGVRLPVQAGRGYSFSAAADRPLPQPVYLPAARVALTPLGERVRVAGTMEIADRDAPFDGRRVAAIVRSVAPYLRGVDLADVRDPWVGPRPLTPDGLPLIGPTRMPGVHVAGGHGMWGVTLGPVTGKLLARTVMTSHPVPELGPFDPLRFGSPGRRPG